The DNA sequence TGGTCATTTGTGATGTTGCCGAATGCGACTCGTTGATACATCCACAACAAATAGACTGCGGCGAAGATTACTCCTGACGCTCCGAGAATTGCGAACCATTTGCTCATGTATTCCGATGAGAACGAGCCGAGTAAAATCAAAAACTCACCGATGAAGCCGTTCAGTCCCGGCAATCCTGCAGAAGAAAGAGAAACAATAAACAGCACAGTTGCAAAAACAGGCATTACTTTCGCTATTCCACCAAACTCTGCAATCTCACGGGTATGCCGTCGGTCGTAAATCATTCCGACAAGTAAAAAGAGTGCGCCTGTTGAAAGTCCATGATTCACCATTTGAATGATTGCACCCTGCACTCCTTCTTCAGTCAGCGCACAAATGCCAAGCACAACAAATCCAAGATGACTGACTGAAGAATATGCGACAAGTTTCTTCATGTCGGTCTGCACCATCGAAACGAGCGCTCCGTAAATAATTCCAACAACGGCAAGCGTTGCCAGATATGGAACAAATACTTCTGCCGCATGCGGGAACAGCGGGAAACTAAAACGAAGCAAACCGTACGTTCCCATCTTCAATAACACGCCGGCAAGAATTACGCTTCCGGCAGTCGGCGCCTGAACGTGAGCATCGGGCAACCATGTGTGGAACGGGAACAACGGAACTTTGATTGCAAAACTTAATGTGAACGCGGCAAACATCCACAACTGAATTGCGGCAGGAATGGATGGCGCGATTCGATATAAAATTGTTAAGTCTGTGGTGAACTCTCCGCCAGGTTGTGTTGATGCATAATATCCGAGCCAGATGATGGCAACAAGCATCAGCAGACTTCCCGCCATCGTGTAGAGGAAAAACTTCACCGCCGCATACACGCGGTCGCTTCCGCCCCAAATACCGATAATAAAATACATCGGAATGAGCATTGCTTCCCAGAAAATGTAGAAGAGAAACGTATCAAGTGCAGAAAATACACCCAACATTCCAACCTCAAGAAGAAGCATCATGATGGTGTATTCTTTTACTTTCTTGGTGATTGATTCCCACGATGAAAGCAATGCAATCGGAGTGAGGAACGTAGTGAGCATGACCATCATCAGGGATAAACCATCAACACCGACGCTGTAATAAATGTTGAGCGAAGGAATCCATTTGAAGTAGTGAGCATATTGCATGTCAGGAATATGTTCTCTGAATCCAAAATAGAGAAAGAGTGAAAGAATGAACGTCGCACCGCTGATGAATAGTCCAAGTCCTTTTGCAAGAACTTCATTTTCTTTCTTGACAAATAATAAAAGAATACTGCCAAGAAGCGGGAAGAAAATAATCGTTGTCAGAAGGTAGTTGAACATATCATCCCTTGAACACTAAAATCCAGAGAATCAAGACGATGCCACCGACAAACACCATCGCGTAACTTTGTGTTACACCAAATTGAACACGACGGAACCAACTACTGACAAAGTTTACAAGCCAAGCAGTTCCGTTCACCGCACCATCTACCAACTTCACATCGAATATCTTCCACAAGAAAAATTCGGAACTGAGTTGAATCGGCTTCACGACGGTATATTCGTATGCTTCATCAACGTAGTATTTGTTCCAGAGAAGATTGTAGAGCGGTCGGAAACTCTTTGATAATTTTTCTGCGATGCTGATTTTCTTTAAGTACACATACCGGGCAAAGAAGATTCCACAGAGAGCAATGACAACAGAAAGCGCCATCATCAAATATTCTAATGAATGATTTGTAACGTGTGCCGTGTGGAGTTTTGAATTTGCTCTCTCAAAAATCGGTTCGAGAAAATGTTCGATTGCATTGTTGCCACCGAGAGCCGCAGGGATTCCGACCAAACCACCAACGACCGAAAGAATCGCGAGAATCATCAACGGAACAGTCATCAACCTTGGAGATTCATGCGGGTGCTTGTCGTGTCCCCAGCGCGGTTCACCTTCAAACGTAAGCGAAACAAGACGGAACATATAAAACGCTGTCAATCCTGCGCCGAGCCAGCCAAGCAACCAATAAATCGTTGAACCATCGGAAAATGCTTTCCAGAGAATTTCATCTTTACTGAAAAATCCTGAAAGTGGAGGAATTCCGGATATTGCTAACGCGGCGATGAAAAATGTTTTGTACGCGGTCGGCATTTTGGATTTGAGTCCGCCCATGTTTTGAATATCCTGCTCTTCATGCATTGCATGAATGACGGAACCGGCACCGAGAAATAACAATGCCTTGAAGAACGCGTGAGTCATTACATGAAAAATTCCTGCAGTGAACGCTCCGACACCAAGACCGAGAAACATGTAGCCGAGTTGACTCACCGTTGAATAGGCAAGAACTTTTTTGATGTCGTTCTGAACAAGTCCCATCGTTGCGGCAAACACGGCGGTCGCAAGTCCTATGACAGCAACGATTGTCATTGCGGCGGGAGCGAGAGCATACAACACCGAACATCGTGCAACCATATAGACACCAGCTGTTACCATCGTTGCGGCGTGAATGAGCGCGCTAACCGGAGTCGGACCTGCCATTGCATCCGGCAACCAAACAAACAACGGAATTTGTGCCGACTTCCCTGTCGCACCGACAAACAACATCAACGCAATGAGAAAGATTGTATCATCACCAACGCTTTTCAATGCGTTTGCCTGTGTGAAGATACCTTCAAAGTTCAACGTCTTAAATGTTGTAAAGAGCAAAAACATCGCGATAAGAAATCCGAAGTCACCTATTCGATTGACCACGAACGCTTTCTTTGCCGCATCGGTTGTAAATGCGGTTCCGGGTTTATAGCCGCCTGTATCGAATTTTCTATCATGCCAAAAGCCAATCAACAGGAACGAGCATAAACCGACTCCCTCCCATCCGAGAAACATCAGAAGGAAATTATCCGCCAGAATGAGATTGAGCATCATGAAGATGAAGAGATTCAGGTAAGCAAAGAATCTCCACAACCCTTTGTCGCCGTGCATGTAACCAATTGAATAAACATGAATCAGGAAACCGACACCGGTGACAACAAGTGTCATCAGAATTGAAAGTTGGTCAACCTGATACGCAACATCAACCGAGAAAGAACCGGCAGTAAGCCAAGAAAATATTGTGACAATGTGAGAGCGTTCTTCTGAAGGAAAACCGAGCATCTCAAAAAATATCGCGACGGCAATCGCGAACGACGCGCCGACAGAAAGACTTCCAATCCATCCGCTCAGTTTCTCCGAGTTCAACTTCTTACCGAACAATCCATTGATGAGGAAGCCGATGAACGGGAGTAGTACTATGTATCCAACAAAATTGTACATCAGTCTCGTAATTCGTGAGTGGTGAGTGGTGAGTGGTGATTATTTAAATCCGCAATCTGAAATCCGAAATCCGAAATCATGTTCACCATTTCATTAAATTGATTTCATCAATATTCACCGTTTGCTTGTTTCGGAACAATGCGATGACGATTGCAAGTCCGACTGCGGCTTCTGCGGCGGCAACTGCCATCACGAAGAAGACGAGAATTTGTCCGGTTGGATTTCCAAGAAAAGAGGAAAATGCAACGAGCGTCAGGTTCACGGAGTTGAGCATCAATTCAATGCACATAAATACTATGATGACATTGCGACGAGTCAACACGCCAATAACTCCGATAGTGAACAGCATCGCGCTGAGCGCAAGATACGAGTTCAACCCGATTTCAGGCATTGGCATTAGTCGAGTCTCCTTTTTGCAAGAACGATGACACCGACAATCGCCGCGAGTAAAATCATCGAGGTGATTTCAAACGGCAATAAAAATTCCGAGAACAATACTTTCCCGATTGATTCCACTGTTCCGATTTGCGCGGCTTGGTTCGATTTGAAAAACCAATCAGGTCCCGTGCTGTACCCAATAGCGAGCATGATTTCAAAAAACACAACTCCGGCAACTACCAGCGCAATAATTTGTTTGTAGTTCACTTTCTCTGTCAGTTGTTCTTCATCTCCGAGATTCAAAAGCATGATAACAAACAACACCAGCACCATGATGGCGCCTGCGTAGACAAGTATCTGGATAATGGCAATGAATTGGGCTTGAAGGAAGAGATAGAGAATTGCAAGACAAAAGAAGTTGACAATCAAATACATGACACTCATGATTGGATTGCGCTGACTAATCATCATGATGGCAGAGCCAACAGCGAGGGCAGAAATTATAAAAAAGAATACCGTCTCAAAACTCATTTATTAGTGCATCAGTTTAAGCGGCACAAAAATACCAAAATTTTTCCACATTCAAAAAGAAATCAACAAGGGAGCTATAACCGCTCCATGAAGCAAACTATGCGGCAGGTACCACGTATTGCTTTTTTTGTTTTGATACAAACTTGTATTTCTCATTCAAGAAATTAATCTGTTCTTCAACAGAATATTTTGCGAGTTTTTTTTCAGCGCGTTTTTGTAATTCTCTCTTAAGTTCGACTGCTTTGATTGATTTATTATTCATAGAGGATTTCTTTCGGACTTCGAATATCTATAATGGGATAACCTAATTTTAAGTTTACCGCATTGTAAAGATGTATGCGATTGACATTGACAATATGTTTAAAGTTCCAACTTACAACAACATCAGCCCTGTTTACAGTAGCAATTGCAACATGCCTTGCATCAGACAAACTTTTTGAAGCAACAGCGCCTTCGTCCAGATATGCTTGTGCAAGCGCGCTTGATTCATCATCAAGCGAGACATATTCAACGATATCTTTCGAGAGACTAACAAGAAATTCTTTCACTCTTTTTGGGGCATCTTCCAATTCAAATTGCAATATGGTAGAAATAAGAATTAAGGTTTTCCTTTTCTTCATTCTCTCAAAAAAACTGAGAGAATCTTCTTTGAACTCTTTATCAAAACATCCCCCAATGACTGACGTATCAATATAAATTCGTTCTTTCATCTACCCTGAATGTACTCCCCTCCGATGGAAAAAACAAAAGAGAACAGGATGATGTTGGACGAGGAAGCCTTTGCTACTACATTCCACATTAGGTGGGTAATGGGAACATAGAAACGAGATGAAATACCAAATTTTTCTCAAATCAAAAAGATATTACTTCGCGCGTACAATTTGAATCAACTCCATAAGACTCGGTCGTTTCCCCGTCAGCAAAATTGTTGTCCGGAAAATCTTTCCTGCAATCCACATCATACCGACTGAAGACAATACCATGATAATCATCGTAACTATGAGTTCCCACGTATCCGGCGTTTGAATCGGGATACGAAGCGCCATCATCGTCGGAGTTGTAAGCGGGAAGAATGACAGAATTTTTGCCAACATTGAGTTCGGGTTTTGTAAGACCGCAAATGCGAACATGATGGGCATTATCAAAATCATGGTAATATAACTTGTTACCTGTTGTGCTTCCTGCTCAGTGGAAATCGGCGCTCCAAGTGTAACAAATACCGCCGAATAAAAAACATATCCGAGGATGAAATACACAAAGGTCAGAAGTGAATGTGAAAGAGTTATCGGTAGTGAACCGAATTTGAGACTGAGAACCGCACCGAATATTGCCCACAAGACGATTTGTGTCAGCCCAAGTCCGCTCAGTCCGATAATTTTTCCTGCCATCAGTTCCGACGGAGAACAGGAGGACATCAATACTTCAACAACGCGGTTTGATTTTTCTTCAAGCATACTTCGCACAAGCATCTGCCCGGAGGTCAGCACAAGAATAAACATCATCATCATAAAGCCATACGCCGTGAAGAAAATACTTTCAAAACCGGCTTCTTCTTCTTTTCCGTCTTTTGAAAGTTTGATACCTTTCAGTTCAATCGGTGTGAAGAATTTCTTGATGAGATTCGGGTCGAGTCCTTCCGCTTTCAGTTTTTTCTCTGTTACAATATCACGAACAGCGCGATTCATGCGCTCAGTCAATTTAATATTGCCAACGTTTTGTGAACGATATTCAATCAACGTATCAGTCAGTATATTTCTTCCGATGATGAGGCATCCTTCAATTTCTTCTTTGATAATCATCCTGTCGGCTTCCTTTTTGGATGATTCAATATCGCCTGAAAACGTAATTGGCAAAAGAACATAGTTCGGTTTGCCATTCTTCAATGTATATTTTTCAGCAAGCAATTCATTCAGTTCGTTGATAAGTTGCCCGCTTTGGTCAATGATGCCGATGACTCGACTGTCAGAATCTTCTTTCAATGCAAGTAAACTCGGCACAACTCCCATCCCCACCATCAACAACGGAGTGAGAATAAGCGAAATAATAAACGCTTTCGATTTTATTTTCTCGATGTATTCCCACCGCGCAACCATCCAAGATTTGTTCATGCTCTCACCTCCGACTTCATTCCGTTACCAACCATTTTCAGGAAGATTGAATTTAATGATGGTTCAACAAACTCAAATTTCCGGACGGTGAGTTTTGTGGAAACCTCTATCAACAACTCACGAACTGACTCTTGTCCATCCAACTCCAACTCAGCGTAATTCTCATAGACATTTGCCTGTTTGATGTACGGCAGTGAAGAAAGGAACGCACCGTCCCCGCCGTATTCAAGATGAATTGAGTTTTTCCCAAAGCGTTGTTTTACTTCCTGTAAGCCGCCTTCCAACACAATTCTTCCTTTGTTGATGAGGCAAATTTTCTCGCACAACTTTTCCGCCTGTTCCATCATGTGCGTCGAGAAAATGATTGCCTTTCCTGCATCTTTCAATTCCATGAGAATGTCTTTGAGGAGAATTTGATTCACCGGGTCAAGACCGGAAAACGGCTCATCGAGAATGACAAGTTTCGGGTCGTGCAGAATAGAGTTAATGAACTGAACTTTCTGCTGATTTCCTTTTGAAAGTTCCTCAATCTTCGCGTTCACTTTATCGAGCAGGTCGAATCGCTTCAACCAATCAAGCGCTCGGCGTTTTGCTTCAGGAACAGAAATTCCTCGAAGCGTTGCAAAGTAGATGATGGTGTTGAGAACTTTATTTTTCTTGTACAATCCCCGCTCTTCAGGAAGATAGCCGACGATGTTTCTCGTTGATTCATCGTACGCTCTTCCGTCAATCAACACTGTACCGTAATCGGGTGTGATGATGTTGAGTATCATCCGGATGGTTGTAGTTTTCCCCGCGCCGTTGGGACCAATCAAACCGAACATCTCTCCACTGTTGACGTTGAGCGAAACGTCATCAACTGCTAAGACGGTGGTGTATTCTTTTCGGAGATGAGAGGCTTGTAGCATTATAGAATTACTATTCAAGCCCTTTTCGTTTTAACAATTCAACTGCTGCGTTGATTGCTATTCTTGTTCTATCATTTTCGTCATATGTGAGAGTAACAATTTCAAAAATATCTTTCCAGTTGATGTCGGAGTTGAATTTAGAAGCACCTAATTTGACCACAGAAAATATTGGTGGTTGAGAAAATCCAAGATCATTAAAAAGCAACTTCGACCATACTTCTGCAATATTCCAAGTTCGAGCTAATTGTTTTGTATCAAACTCCTCAGTGAGTTTTGCCTCAAATACCAGTAAAATATTGTCAATAGTAATAACCAAATCAGGTTTTGCATTGAACATTCCTTGCATTGCTCCATAAACTTTACTTTCATCTTCCTTTAAGAAAACACCTTCCTCTGAAGCTTTTTGCCTTATTTGTCTCGGATGTGTCAGCTTGCTGTTGTTTAATGGTTTCGGGAGTTGTGAAAACAACCGACAGTCAGTCGCTGCTTCCTGTTTGACTAATAGTTTAGTCAACTCATCCATGAATAGATTAATGGTCGGCTTTGCATTACTGTAAGCATCTCGAATAATTGCCGCCTCGAAATAAATTCCTATGTTATCAAACGGCAAATTAGTCAATGAACTACTACCGTTTTTGAAAATCAATTTGCGATTAGATAGTCTTTCAAGAAGTTGACCTAATGGGCTTGCAGATTTGTCTTGAAGTTTTTCATGGAGTAACCGAAACAGGTGAGCACAAACAGATCTTTCTTCTCTGTTGTAATAATCATAGGTGTTCATTAAAAATACATTTTGCTGTTTGAGAGATGAAGCATTTCTGACAACAATCAATGTGCTTTCTCAAATCCGATATTATTTAAGTCGGTTTGCAAATCTTCTATAGTGTAATGCAGTGGTATTTTTCTCTTAGAAAGTTCTCGTTGAAAAAACAACTGAGGCATCTCTGCCATTGTACTTGCCTGAGCGAGTGTGAGTTTGTCTCGTTGGAACAATGAAATAGCTAATTCTATTCTCAGTTCCTGTTCACTCAATCCAAGGTTTCTCATTAGATCGTCAGATATTTGAATGCTCATAGTTTGTTATTCCTAATATTCGAGTAATCATCCTTTCAAGAACAAAGTAATGTAATTCCAAATCATTCTCAAACACTACTCACCACTAACAACTCACCAACTATGGTGTAAGCCTGTAAATCATTCTCGGAAATGGAATTGTCTCCCGCACATGTTCAAGACCGCAAATCCAGGAAACAGTTCGCTCGACTCCAAGTCCGAAACCAGCGTGAGGAACAGAACCGTAACGGCGCAAATCTAAATACCACTCGAATGCTTCTTGCGGCAAGTTGTGTTCCTTGATTCGTGAAAGCAGTGCATCGTAATCATCTTCACGCTGACTCCCGCCGATGATTTCACCATACCCTTCCGGTGCAAGAACATCCATCGCAAGCGCGAGTTTCGGATTTTGCGGGTCGCGCTTCATGTAAAATGCTTTTACTTCCGATGGATAGCGATGGACAATCAACGGACGGTCGAACTCTTCCGAGATAATTGTCTCGTCACCGCCGCCGAAATCGTTTCCATACTCAAACGCGTTTCCTTTCTTTTTCAGAATTTCAACCGCTTCATCATACGAAATTTTTGGAAGCGGCTTTTTCACGTTCTCCAGAAACTTTGTGTTTCGCTCCAATACTTTTAATTCGGCTTGACGATTCTTCAACACCGATTGAACAATGTGTTCAAG is a window from the Ignavibacteriota bacterium genome containing:
- the nuoK gene encoding NADH-quinone oxidoreductase subunit NuoK, whose amino-acid sequence is MPEIGLNSYLALSAMLFTIGVIGVLTRRNVIIVFMCIELMLNSVNLTLVAFSSFLGNPTGQILVFFVMAVAAAEAAVGLAIVIALFRNKQTVNIDEINLMKW
- a CDS encoding NADH-quinone oxidoreductase subunit M; this translates as MFNYLLTTIIFFPLLGSILLLFVKKENEVLAKGLGLFISGATFILSLFLYFGFREHIPDMQYAHYFKWIPSLNIYYSVGVDGLSLMMVMLTTFLTPIALLSSWESITKKVKEYTIMMLLLEVGMLGVFSALDTFLFYIFWEAMLIPMYFIIGIWGGSDRVYAAVKFFLYTMAGSLLMLVAIIWLGYYASTQPGGEFTTDLTILYRIAPSIPAAIQLWMFAAFTLSFAIKVPLFPFHTWLPDAHVQAPTAGSVILAGVLLKMGTYGLLRFSFPLFPHAAEVFVPYLATLAVVGIIYGALVSMVQTDMKKLVAYSSVSHLGFVVLGICALTEEGVQGAIIQMVNHGLSTGALFLLVGMIYDRRHTREIAEFGGIAKVMPVFATVLFIVSLSSAGLPGLNGFIGEFLILLGSFSSEYMSKWFAILGASGVIFAAVYLLWMYQRVAFGNITNDHNKKLLDLNWREVGLLVPVLLFIVWIGVYPNTFLTKSAQATKSVVSLVRGYTLPAVASQQQNPPQVSSK
- the nuoL gene encoding NADH-quinone oxidoreductase subunit L, yielding MYNFVGYIVLLPFIGFLINGLFGKKLNSEKLSGWIGSLSVGASFAIAVAIFFEMLGFPSEERSHIVTIFSWLTAGSFSVDVAYQVDQLSILMTLVVTGVGFLIHVYSIGYMHGDKGLWRFFAYLNLFIFMMLNLILADNFLLMFLGWEGVGLCSFLLIGFWHDRKFDTGGYKPGTAFTTDAAKKAFVVNRIGDFGFLIAMFLLFTTFKTLNFEGIFTQANALKSVGDDTIFLIALMLFVGATGKSAQIPLFVWLPDAMAGPTPVSALIHAATMVTAGVYMVARCSVLYALAPAAMTIVAVIGLATAVFAATMGLVQNDIKKVLAYSTVSQLGYMFLGLGVGAFTAGIFHVMTHAFFKALLFLGAGSVIHAMHEEQDIQNMGGLKSKMPTAYKTFFIAALAISGIPPLSGFFSKDEILWKAFSDGSTIYWLLGWLGAGLTAFYMFRLVSLTFEGEPRWGHDKHPHESPRLMTVPLMILAILSVVGGLVGIPAALGGNNAIEHFLEPIFERANSKLHTAHVTNHSLEYLMMALSVVIALCGIFFARYVYLKKISIAEKLSKSFRPLYNLLWNKYYVDEAYEYTVVKPIQLSSEFFLWKIFDVKLVDGAVNGTAWLVNFVSSWFRRVQFGVTQSYAMVFVGGIVLILWILVFKG
- a CDS encoding NADH-quinone oxidoreductase subunit J, producing the protein MSFETVFFFIISALAVGSAIMMISQRNPIMSVMYLIVNFFCLAILYLFLQAQFIAIIQILVYAGAIMVLVLFVIMLLNLGDEEQLTEKVNYKQIIALVVAGVVFFEIMLAIGYSTGPDWFFKSNQAAQIGTVESIGKVLFSEFLLPFEITSMILLAAIVGVIVLAKRRLD
- a CDS encoding PIN domain-containing protein; its protein translation is MKERIYIDTSVIGGCFDKEFKEDSLSFFERMKKRKTLILISTILQFELEDAPKRVKEFLVSLSKDIVEYVSLDDESSALAQAYLDEGAVASKSLSDARHVAIATVNRADVVVSWNFKHIVNVNRIHLYNAVNLKLGYPIIDIRSPKEILYE
- a CDS encoding ATP-binding cassette domain-containing protein, with protein sequence MLQASHLRKEYTTVLAVDDVSLNVNSGEMFGLIGPNGAGKTTTIRMILNIITPDYGTVLIDGRAYDESTRNIVGYLPEERGLYKKNKVLNTIIYFATLRGISVPEAKRRALDWLKRFDLLDKVNAKIEELSKGNQQKVQFINSILHDPKLVILDEPFSGLDPVNQILLKDILMELKDAGKAIIFSTHMMEQAEKLCEKICLINKGRIVLEGGLQEVKQRFGKNSIHLEYGGDGAFLSSLPYIKQANVYENYAELELDGQESVRELLIEVSTKLTVRKFEFVEPSLNSIFLKMVGNGMKSEVRA
- a CDS encoding UPF0175 family protein, giving the protein MSIQISDDLMRNLGLSEQELRIELAISLFQRDKLTLAQASTMAEMPQLFFQRELSKRKIPLHYTIEDLQTDLNNIGFEKAH
- a CDS encoding ABC transporter permease — encoded protein: MNKSWMVARWEYIEKIKSKAFIISLILTPLLMVGMGVVPSLLALKEDSDSRVIGIIDQSGQLINELNELLAEKYTLKNGKPNYVLLPITFSGDIESSKKEADRMIIKEEIEGCLIIGRNILTDTLIEYRSQNVGNIKLTERMNRAVRDIVTEKKLKAEGLDPNLIKKFFTPIELKGIKLSKDGKEEEAGFESIFFTAYGFMMMMFILVLTSGQMLVRSMLEEKSNRVVEVLMSSCSPSELMAGKIIGLSGLGLTQIVLWAIFGAVLSLKFGSLPITLSHSLLTFVYFILGYVFYSAVFVTLGAPISTEQEAQQVTSYITMILIMPIMFAFAVLQNPNSMLAKILSFFPLTTPTMMALRIPIQTPDTWELIVTMIIMVLSSVGMMWIAGKIFRTTILLTGKRPSLMELIQIVRAK